A single genomic interval of Lucilia cuprina isolate Lc7/37 chromosome 2, ASM2204524v1, whole genome shotgun sequence harbors:
- the LOC124419478 gene encoding CD109 antigen-like encodes MGHATIVQMEHIKLPPNQKSYVINITASIDMIPDSFVYVYYVHKNNLRYEELQLNFPHEFENQITLSAPKQVKPGEDVTISINAQPKSYVSILAVDLGVSVIDKTYDLNKDEIIKDLVSVRSYSPKAATVYPGIISGLVTLTNAHYYYQRLSDGSHGKNFVHTTHKYRENFSETWIFEDIVINETNTKLTLPIPDAITTWRVTAFSNNNVTGFGIVDGPTDITTIQSFFITLNLPYSVKRGEIVTIPITIFNYSNQTLETEVVLHNNDQEFHFMESDKQDVINSNKSQHKIERINVPKDKAKTVNILIYPAKVGDVNLKATASSSLYNDAVVQKLKVEPEGVPKQKNQAKYLSIPAGEKIASSFSIAETVDSVPDSDYFTFSVGGHYLVPTVENFDDLIQMPTGCGEQNMVNLAPSILILQYLKANGKFSKEKALVENLLSSLEVSYQQQLSFRHDNGGYSVFGVSTDEEPSTWLTAYVVRYFIKASQFLSIEEKVIKTALEYLAGEQKSNGEFPYTGYLLNTKHQNEYGITAFILLAFLESEKYAMQYEETIQKGIEFLNTNLNNTNDLYVLSLMAIVLKRTNNHNANILINQLKPLAKENNELKWWSENDQNLANDIEITAYAALTLLETAGDHTSILKWLIQQRNANGGFTSSYDTVAGMEALVKFSETYKNHENINLLITYSAKDKNGFEVAADKFYVDSNNILDFQKHELPTNTRLISFEIEGKGAILLQLNHQYNTIAKAQEYRHFDIQPKPVFKNVDELNLEICFTYQTNTEPLNDISNMVIMEANLPSGFRSEAENSATLKNNNIVQLIEMKNSDSTVILYLEKLEGNVTHCLEIPAYKINEILMPKPAAIIMYDYYNLSRSNIEFYSI; translated from the exons ATGGGTCATGCTACTATAGTACAAATGGAACATATTAAATTACCACCCAACCAAAAGTCTtatgttataaatataacaGCTTCAATTGACATGATACCCGATTCCtttgtgtatgtatattacGTTCACAAAAACAATTTACGTTATGAAGAACTGCAGTTAAATTTCCCTCATGAATTTGAAAATCAG ATCACACTGTCAGCACCCAAACAAGTTAAGCCGGGCGAAGATGTTACAATTTCTATTAATGCCCAACCAAAGTCGTATGTCAGTATATTGGCGGTGGACTTGGGGGTATCTGTTATAGATAAAACATATGATTTAAATAAAgatgaaataataaaagattTGGTAAGTGTAAGGTCATATTCGCCAAAAGCGGCAACAGTTTATCCGGGAATAATATCAGGTCTTGTGACTTTAACTAATGCTCATTATTATTATCAACGTTTAAGTG ATGGGAGCcatggaaaaaattttgttcacaCGACACATAAATACCGTGAAAATTTTTCCGAAACGTGGATATTTGAAGATATAGTAAT TAACGAAACAAACACCAAATTAACTCTACCAATACCCGATGCTATAACAACTTGGCGAGTAACtgcattttcaaataataacgTAACAGGATTCGGTATAGTAGATGGACCCACCGACATCACAACTATCCAATCCTTTTTCATAACATTAAATCTACCATACTCAGTTAAACGTGGTGAAATTGTCACAATACCCATAACAATATTCAATTATTCTAATCAGACTCTAGAAACTGAAGTAGTTCTACACAATAACGATCAAGAATTCCATTTTATGGAATCGGATAAACAAGATGTCATAAATTCCAACAAGAGCCAACATAAAATTGAGCGTATTAATGTACCGAAAGATAAGGCCAAAACTGTTAATATTCTAATATATCCAGCTAAAGTGGGTGATGTGAATTTAAAGGCTACTGCCTCAAGTTCTTTGTACAATGATGCCGTTGTGCAGAAACTTAAAGTGGAACCGGAAGGAGTgcctaaacaaaaaaatcaggctaaatatttaagtattccGGCGGGTGAAAAAATTGCATCATCATTTAGTATTGCAGAAACGGTGGATAGTGTACCCGATTCAGACTATTTTACTTTCTCTGTGGGAGGTCATTATTTAGTGCCAACAGTAGAGAATTTCGACGATCTAATACAAATGCCAACAGGTTGTGGTGAGCAAAATATGGTGAATTTAGCACCTAGTATCTTAATTTTGCAATATCTGAAAGCGaatggtaaattttctaaagagaaagCATTGGTGGAAAATTTACTTTCATCTCTTGAGGTAAGCTATCAACAGCAGTTGTCATTTCGTCATGATAATGGTGGCTACAGCGTTTTTGGTGTGTCAACCGATGAGGAGCCAAGTACTTGGCTTACCGCCTATGTGGTGCGTTACTTTATAAAAGCTTCACAATTTCTATCAATCGAGGAGAAAGTAATTAAAACTGCTTTGGAATATTTAGCCGGTGAACAGAAATCAAATGGAGAATTTCCTTACACGGGTTATTTACTAAATACAAAACATCAAAATGAATATGGTATTACAGCCTTTATACTTTTAGCCTTTCTAGAGAGTGAA aaatatgcCATGCAATATGAAGAGACCATACAAAAAGGAATAGAAttcttaaatacaaatttaaataacaccAACGATTTGTATGTCCTGTCCTTAATGGCGATTGTTTTAAAACGTACTAATAATCATAATGCTAATATTCTTATAAATCAACTAAAACCACTAGCCAAAGAAAATAATGAACTCAAGTGGTGGTCGGAAAATGATCAAAATTTAGCTAATGATATTGAAATTACAGCATATGCTGCATTAACTCTACTAGAAACCGCGGGAGATCACACTTCTATCTTAAAATGGCTAATACAACAACGAAATGCTAATGGAGGTTTTACCTCTTCATACGATACCGTAGCGGGCATGGAGGCTTTGGTGAAATTTTCCGAAACTTACAAAAatcatgaaaatataaatttactaaTTACCTACAGCGCCAAAGATAAAAATGGCTTTGAAGTGGCTGCAGATAAATTCTATGTggattcaaataatattttggaCTTTCAAAAGCATGag CTACCAACAAACACACGCCTTATTTCATTCGAAATCGAGGGCAAAGGCGCCATTTTGTTGCAACTCAACCATCAATACAATACAATCGCTAAAGCTCAGGAATATCGCCATTTTGATATACAACCAAAGCcagtatttaaaaatgttgatgaaTTAAATTTAGAGATTTGTTTTACTTATCAAACGAATACCGAACCACTTAACGATATCAGCAATATGGTGATAATGGAAGCAAATTTACCTTCGGGTTTTCGATCTGAGGCAGAAAATAGTGCGACTTTAAAGAACAACAATATTGTGCAgttaattgaaatgaaaaattccGACTCaacagttattttatatttggagAAATTGGAGGGAAACGTTACACATTGCCTTGAAATTCcagcatataaaataaatgaaattttaatgccAAAACCGGCTGCCATTATAATGtatgattattataatttgaGTCGTTCAAATATCGAATTTTATAGTATAtag
- the LOC124419477 gene encoding CD109 antigen-like, with the protein MNCYWCTLYVLIQLSMVLLVFSENYYSINAPGVIKSNRKYSVVVSLHEASETCSIRVGLEGPNFNEFKDVSLQPFESKVIDFLPQKLSKAVYKLSTEGLTGLIFKNQSIVHVQSDYGPKIYIQTDKTVYKPQDVVKLRVVILDEHMRPLNITEPVTVEILDNDNNRVKLFSDISLRNGVFTDQFLLSKYPVLGIWKIYVNLGGKYEYSKSKTIKVFNYILPKFSVYLKTPTEVILSDGYIKVVVYGKYTFDKYVEGNATVELWNQYTYELIQTKQVDIETIAFVEFNLKNLSNLNDIHELSVKAKITEKHTGKTVEEEKIINFHKQRYNLEILEDEIEFENNKPYLLKLKVKHWTGAPVLDHKTAVTMEHGSKVYEAFLDNMGLATFEFEHDANSSYKFQYKDSLGMLANIYTNDNLMLNNREYYCRLRLVDKKLHLQKPVLIEVSSILHIPYLMYTIMGHASLIRAEYIKVPPNQKSHIITITPTIEMIPRSFIYVYYVHKGNLRYEEMRLDFPIEFGNQISLSAPKQVRPGEDVTITVSAQPKSYVCILAVDLGVYLMDNSYDLNKNDILQDMYEEVSYTSIAATIYPGIQSGLLTLTNANYIFANNFPAREPIEPPLYHVRKNFLETWIFDNFEINETETKLTLPIPDAITTWRITAFSNNNETGFDIVNSPTDIITIQQFFISTNLPYSVKRGEIVTIPITIFNYSNQTLETEVVLHNNNQEFYFMDSKTEGVIHSNYVQQQIKQISITSEKAQTVKFLIYPLKVGDINLNITASSSSYSDAVLQKLKVEPEGVPKQESQSLYISIPLGENITSTFSIEEPDDSVTDSDYITFSVGGHYLVPTVENFDDLIQMPTGCGEQNMVNFAPSVLILQYLKANENMSQEKSLVESLRSAIEVSYQQQLSFRHENGGYSVFGMGIDDEPSTWLTAYVVRYFIKASLFVDIEEFIIESALVYLARQQKKNGEFTLTGYLINPNHKNTYGQTAFILLAFLENEKYANKYQRFIQNGIEFLNSNLANIKDIYALSLTATAMKRAKHMNANTLINQLKSQVIDKNGLKWWSENDQNVANDIEVTSYSAMALLDTPGDHTSILKWLIEQRNVKGGFKSSSDTVVGMEALVKFSEIYKNIKNANLKISYMAKDGQGNKVASDEFSVNPNNFLDMQKHELPKTTRHITFEMKGNGASLVQLSHQYNIANVEGVHLFNIQPKIMIKNAKEIILEVCFTYQMDFLSLGDITNMIIMEANLPSGFRFAKDNTLLDQNKLLKKIEYKNSESTIILYLDKLEANSNHCLELPADKTNEVLMLKPAAIKMYDYYNLSRSNIEFYSF; encoded by the exons ATGAATTGTTATTGGTGTACTCTGTATGTTTTGATACAGCTGAGTATGGTGTTATTAGTATTTTCTGAAAA TTACTATTCCATAAATGCTCCGGGTGTTATAAAATCAAATCGTAAATATTCAGTTGTTGTTAGTCTTCATGAGGCCAGTGAAACCTGTTCGATACGTGTTGGCCTTGAGGGACCCAATTTTAATGAGTTCAAAGATGTCAGTCTACAACCATTTGAATCAAAAGTAATAGATTTTTTACCCCAAAAATTAAGCAAAGCTGTTTACAAATTAAGTACCGAAGGTTTGACgggtttgatttttaaaaatcagagCATTGTACACGTGCAATCAGATTATGGTCCAAAGATATACATTCAAACCGATAAGACTGTCTATAAACCACAAGATGTAGTTAAATTGCGTGTTGTTATATTGGATGAACATATGAGACCATTAAATATAACAGAACCTGTTACAGTGGAGATATTG GATAATGACAATAATCGTGTAAAACTCTTTAGTGATATCTCTCTCAGAAATGGAGTGTTCACAGATCAATTTCTATTGTCCAAATATCCTGTTTTAggaatttggaaaatttatgtaaatttaggTGGAAAATATGAATACTCCAAGTCAAAAACCATTAAGGTATTCAACTATATTCTACCGAAAtttagtgtttatttaaaaacaccTACAGAAGTTATATTATCGGATGGTTATATAAAGGTTGTTGTCTATGGGAAGTATACATTTGATAAGTATGTGGAAGGTAATGCAACGGTTGAACTATGGAATCAGTATACATACGAGCTAATACAAACGAAACAAGTTGACATCGAAACTATTGCATTTGTCGAGTTTAATCTTAAAAACTTAAGCAATTTAAATGATATACATGAATTAAGTGTAAAAGCCAAAATAACCGAAAAACACACGGGTAAAActgtagaagaagaaaaaattataaactttcaCAAGCAACgttataatttagaaattttggaaGATGAAatagaatttgaaaataataaaccaTATCTACTGAAATTAAAGGTAAAACATTGGACTGGTGCTCCCGTATTGGATCATAAAACAGCAGTCACCATGGAACATGGCAGCAAAGTGTATGAAGCCTTTTTGGACAATATGGGTTTAGCAACATTCGAATTCGAACATGATGCAAATTCaagttataaatttcaatataaagatTCCTTAGGAATGCTGGCGAATATTTACACAAATGATAACTTAATGTTAAATAATCGGGAATACTATTGCCGTCTGAGATTAGTAGATAAAAA ATTACATCTTCAAAAACCGGTACTTATTGAGGTTAGTTCTATTCTCCATATTCCTTATTTAATGTACACGATAATGGGTCATGCCAGTCTCATACGTGCAGAATATATCAAAGTACCGCCAAATCAAAAATCGCACATAATAACCATAACACCTACAATTGAAATGATACCTAGGTCCtttatttatgtgtattatGTACACAAAGGAAATTTACGTTATGAGGAAATGCGTTTAGATTTTCCCATAGAATTTGGAAATCAg ATCTCACTTTCAGCGCCCAAACAAGTGAGACCTGGTGAAGATGTCACCATAACTGTCAGTGCTCAGCCCAAgtcatatgtttgtatattggcCGTAGATTTGGGTGTATATTTAATGGATAATAGCTACGATTTGAATAAGAATGATATATTACAAGATATGTATGAAGAAGTTTCGTATACAAGTATAGCTGCAACTATATATCCTGGCATACAATCGGGTCTTTTAACGTTAACTAATGCCAATTATatatttgcaaacaattttC cTGCTCGAGAGCCAATTGAACCACCATTATACCATGTtcgtaaaaattttttggaaacttGGATATTTGATAACTTTGAAAT AAATGAAACTGAAACCAAATTAACACTACCAATACCCGATGCTATAACTACTTGGCGTATAACtgcattttcaaataataatgagACAGGATTCGATATAGTAAATAGTCCTACCGATATCATTacaatacaacaattttttatatcaacAAATCTGCCATACTCAGTTAAACGCGGTGAAATTGTCACAATACCCATAACAATATTCAATTATTCTAATCAGACCCTAGAAACTGAAGTAGTACTACATAATAACAATCAAGAATTCTATTTTATGGATTCTAAAACAGAGGGTGTAATACATTCAAATTATGTGCAGCAACAAATAAAACAGATTAGTATAACATCGGAAAAAGCCCAAACAGTGAAATTTCTTATATATCCCCTTAAAGTAGGTGATATAAATTTGAATATCACTGCCTCTAGCTCTTCGTATAGTGATGCTGTTTTGCAGAAACTTAAAGTTGAACCAGAAGGTGTACCTAAACAAGAAAGTCAGTCTCTTTACATAAGTATTCCCCTAGGCGAAAATATAACCTCAACATTTAGCATTGAAGAACCCGATGATAGTGTAACCGATTCTGACTATATAACCTTTTCGGTAGGTGGTCATTATTTAGTACCAACAGTGGAGAATTTTGATGATCTAATACAAATGCCCACTGGTTGTGGTGAACAAAATATGGTGAATTTTGCTCCCAGTGTATTAATATTGCAATATCTTAAAGCAAATGAAAATATGTCTCAAGAGAAGAGTTTGGTAGAAAGTTTACGTTCTGCTATCGAAGTTAGCTACCAACAACAACTATCATTTCGTCATGAAAATGGTGGTTATAGTGTTTTTGGCATGGGAATCGATGATGAGCCCAGCACTTGGCTAACTGCCTACGTGGTGCGTTACTTTATAAAAGCTTCACTTTTTGTAGATATAGAGGAGTTTATAATTGAATCTGCTCTGGTATATTTGGCTCGTCAGCAAAAGAAAAATGGGGAATTTACTTTAACAGGTTATTTAATAAATCcaaatcataaaaatacatatggaCAGACAGCTTTCATATTGTTggcatttttagaaaatgaa AAATACGCCAATAAATATCAAAGATTCATACAAAATGGAATAGAATTTCTAAATTCAAATTTAGCAAATATCAAAGATATCTACGCATTATCATTGACAGCAACTGCAATGAAGCGAGCTAAACATATGAATGCCAATACTCTGATAAATCAGTTAAAGTCCCAAGTTATAGATAAGAATGGTTTGAAATGGTGGTCAGAAAATGATCAAAATGTAGCGAATGATATAGAAGTTACATCATACTCCGCAATGGCTCTGCTTGATACACCTGGCGATCACACTTCAATCTTAAAATGGCTAATTGAACAGCGTAATGTAAAGGGTGGTTTTAAGTCATCCTCTGATACGGTAGTGGGAATGGAAGCTTTGgtaaaattttcggaaatttataaaaatattaaaaatgcaaatttaaaaatttcctacatGGCCAAAGATGGGCAAGGCAATAAAGTGGCAAGCGATGAATTCTCTGTGAACCCAAACAATTTTCTAGATATGCAAAAACATGAG TTACCAAAAACCACAAGACACATTACTTTCGAAATGAAGGGAAATGGTGCCTCTTTAGTACAACTCAGTCATCAGTATAACATTGCAAATGTGGAGGGAGTTCATCTTTTCAATATTCAACCCaaaattatgattaaaaatGCCAAAGAAATCATTTTGGAAGTATGTTTCACTTATCAAATGGATTTTCTATCACTTGGCGATATCACAAATATGATTATAATGGAAGCAAATTTACCCTCTGGCTTCAGATTTGCAAAAGACAATACGCTTTTGGACCAAAACaaacttctaaagaaaattgaatataaaaattcagAATCTAcgataattttatatttggatAAGTTGGAGGCGAATAGTAATCATTGTTTAGAGTTACCAGCCGATAAAACAAATGAGGTTTTAATGTTAAAGCCGGCTGCCATTAAAATGTACGATTATTACAACTTGAGTCGTtcaaatatagaattttatagtttttaa
- the LOC124421373 gene encoding CD109 antigen-like: MKRNWFFRYTLLLNMVLGVISESYYSINAPGVIKSNRKYSVIVALHEANSSCLMRVGIEGPNFKEFKDVNLEPYETKLLEFMPEKITTGDYKLTAEGLSGLIFKNESRLNNIIGHGPKIYIQTDKAVYKPEDVVNFRVLILDEHTRPLDIKDPVNVVISDSAGNRIKLYENISLTYGVYTGYFQLSKYPVLGTWNITVILGGRYEYSNFKTINIINYILPKFSVFLKTPTDIVLDDGNIRVVIYGKYVFNKYVEGNATVELWDDYARILLRSKQVDVNNLGVVEFNIKNEKDFENVYGLSVRASLTEKHTGRTETEKQDIYLHKQRYNLQIPYDEIEFENNKPYRLKVKISHWTGAPVLDRKSPVTMIHGNNSYEAFLNENGVATFEFEHDANANHIFEFKDTKLNFSNIFTSENLMLNNREFYCRLTLVDEKLKLGKPVLIEVSSIRDIPYLMYTVMGHASIIQTEHIKVPPNKKSHIINITPSIEMIPESFIYVYYVHKSNLRYGEMRFTFPKEFENQISLSAPKQVKPGNEVTISISAQPKSYVSILAVDLGVYLLDKTYDLNKVDILNELIEERSYSPIAATVYPGIVTGLLTLTNANYPFKNHSGVSGSEAFRPFAYNFRQKFPETWIFDNFLINETNTELTLPIPDTITTWRLTAFSNNKLTGFGIVNGPTDITTIQSVFISINLPYSVKRGEIVTIPVTIFNYSNQTLEMDVVLHNFDQEFDFMETKMQGIQKSTDNRQQNKNIIVEQDKAETVNFLIYPLKAVELNLIVNAISKLSASYSDVVLQRLKVEPEGLPKQTSQSLYLSIPAGEKILSELRIEETANRVPDSDYISFSVGGHYLVPTVENFDELLQMPTGSGDQNMANFAPKVLILQYLKANDKLTKEKKLVENLLSSLEVSYQQQLSFRHDNGGYSIFGKATDEESSTWLTAYVVRNFIKASQFVSIELKIIESALEYLANQQKSSGEFLYTGYLINSRHKEIHGLTAFILLAFLENEQYASQYQKLIQNGIEFLNSNLNNITDVYALPLVATALTRAKQTSANSIINRLTSQVINKNGLKWWSLNDQNLASDIEITACSAIALLDTPGDHTSILKWLIEQRNNNGGFKSSSDTVVGLEALVKFSQIYRNVENVNLNISYSAKDLQGIEVANHKFHINSNNILDLQKHELPRTTRQVTFEITGNGASLVQLAHQFNIANVQESIYFDIQPKFIFNNTAEITLQICFNYKKDSESLDNISNMVIMETNLPSGFRFEEEIRMSLMKNKLIKKVELKNSETTIILYLDKLEANRSHCLELPADKTNEVLMLKPAAIKMYDYYNLSRSNTKFYGI, translated from the exons ATGAAACGCAATTGGTTTTTTCGATACACGCTTTTGCTGAATATGGTTTTAGGCGTCATTTCTGAAAG TTATTATTCTATTAATGCACCCGGTGTTATAAAATCAAATCGTAAATATTCAGTTATAGTTGCCCTACATGAGGCCAATAGCTCATGCCTGATGCGTGTTGGCATAGAAGGACCaaactttaaagaatttaaagatGTAAACTTAGAACCATATGAAACAAAGTTATTAGAGTTTATGCCGGAAAAGATAACAACTGGCGATTATAAATTAACAGCTGAGGGTTTATCaggtttgatatttaaaaatgaaagtcGTTTAAACAATATCATAGGTCATGGcccaaaaatttacatacaaaccGACAAGGCAGTTTATAAGCCTGAAGATGTGGTTAATTTTCGTGTTCTGATATTAGATGAACATACAAGGCCATTAGATATTAAAGATCCTGTAAATGTGGTGATATCG gaCAGTGCTGGCAATCGCATTAAACTTTACGAAAACATATCTCTTACATATGGTGTTTACACTGGTTACTTTCAATTGTCCAAATATCCGGTCTTAGGAACTTGGAATATTACAGTTATTCTTGGTGGAAGATACGAATACtccaattttaaaactattaatatcATAAACTATATTTTGCCAAAATTCAGTGTCTTTCTAAAAACTCCTACGGATATTGTTTTGGATGATGGTAACATTAGGGTGGTAATCTATGGAAAgtatgttttcaataaatatgtGGAAGGCAATGCTACTGTAGAACTGTGGGACGATTATGCACGAATACTTTTACGAAGCAAACAAGTGGATGTAAATAATTTAGGTGTTGTTGAGTTTAATATTAAGAACGAAAAGGACTTTGAAAACGTTTACGGTCTAAGTGTTAGGGCGAGTTTAACGGAAAAACATACTGGCAGAACGGAAACGGAAAAACaagatatatatttacataaacaacgttataatttacaaattccATATGATgaaattgaatttgaaaataataaacctTATCGGCTGAAAGTTAAAATAAGCCACTGGACGGGAGCTCCTGTTTTAGATCGTAAATCTCCAGTAACCATGATACATGGCAATAATTCTTATGAagcatttttaaatgaaaatggtgTAGCAACATTTGAGTTTGAACATGATGCAAATGCCAATCATATCTTCGAGTTTAaagatacaaaattaaatttctccAATATTTTCACTAGTGagaatttaatgttaaataatagGGAATTCTATTGTCGCCTAACGTTGGTGGATGAAAA ATTAAAACTCGGCAAACCTGTACTCATTGAGGTTAGTTCTATACGCGATATCCCATATCTGATGTACACAGTAATGGGTCATGCTAGCATTATACAAACGGAACACATTAAAGTACCACCAAATAAAAAGTCTCATATCATAAATATAACTCCTTCTATTGAAATGATACCCGAATCCTTTATCTATGTGTATTACGTTCACAAAAGTAATTTACGTTATGGCGAAATGCGTTTTACATTCCCTAAAGAATTCGAAAATCAG ATTTCTCTGTCAGCTCCGAAACAAGTAAAACCGGGCAATGAAGTTACAATTTCTATAAGTGCCCAACCCAAGTCGTATGTTAGTATATTGGCCGTGGACTTGGGTGTTTATTTATTGGATAAGACATATGATTTAAATAAGGTAGACATATTGAATGAACTTATCGAGGAACGATCATATTCTCCTATAGCAGCTACCGTATATCCCGGTATAGTAACGGGGCTTTTGACTCTAACTAATGCTAATTATCCGTTTAAAAATCACAGTG GTGTTTCTGGTTCTGAGGCTTTTCGACCGTTTGCATATAATTTTCGTCAAAAGTTTCCGGAAACCTGGATATTTGACAATTTCTTAat TAACGAAACTAATACCGAATTAACTTTACCAATACCTGATACCATAACGACATGGCGCTTAACGGCATTTTCGAATAATAAACTAACAGGATTTGGTATAGTTAATGGGCCCACCGATATCACGACCATACAATCTGTTTTCATATCAATTAATCTACCGTACTCAGTAAAACGTGGTGAAATTGTGACAATACCTGTAACAATATTTAACTATTCTAATCAAACGTTAGAAATGGATGTGGTACTACATAATTTCGATCAAGAATTTGATTTTATGGAAACTAAAATGCAAGGCATACAAAAATCTACTGATAATcggcaacaaaataaaaatatcattgttGAGCAGGACAAAGCCGAAACTGTAAACTTTCTTATCTATCCCCTAAAAGCAGTTGAACTTAATTTGATTGTTAATGCCATAAGTAAATTGAGTGCCTCTTATTCAGATGTTGTTTTGCAGAGACTTAAAGTTGAACCCGAAGGTTTGCCTAAACAAACTAGTCAATCTTTATATTTAAGTATTCCGGCTGGAGAGAAGATATTGTCAGAATTAAGAATTGAAGAGACTGCTAATAGAGTACCTGATTCCGATTATATTAGCTTTTCTGTGGGTGGTCATTATTTAGTACCAACAGTGGAGAATTTCGATGAACTGCTACAAATGCCCACTGGTTCGGGTGACCAGAATATGGCAAATTTTGCTCCTaaagttttgattttgcaaTATCTTAAAGCAAATGATAAACTAACTAAAGAGAAGAAGTTGGTGGAAAATTTACTTTCATCCCTTGAGGTAAGCTACCAGCAGCAACTATCCTTTCGTCATGATAATGGTGGTTATAGTATATTCGGCAAGGCAACCGATGAAGAGTCCAGTACGTGGCTTACCGCCTATGTGGTGCGTAACTTCATTAAAGCCTCACAATTTGTTTCAATTgagttaaaaataattgaatctgCTTTGGAATACTTGGCCAATCAGCAAAAATCAAGTGGGGAGTTTCTTTACACAGGTTACTTAATAAATTCTCGTCACAAAGAAATCCATGGACTTACAGCTTTTATTTTATTGGCATTTTTGGAGAATGAA CAATATGCCAGCCAATATCAAAAACTCATACAGAATGGCATAGAATTTCTAAATTCCAACTTAAATAATATCACAGATGTCTATGCCCTGCCCTTAGTGGCTACTGCTTTGACCCGTGCTAAGCAGACCAGTGCCAATTCCATAATAAATCGATTAACTTCGCaggttataaataaaaacggcTTAAAATGGTGGTCACTTAATGATCAAAATCTAGCCAGTGATATAGAAATTACAGCATGTTCTGCCATAGCTCTCCTAGATACTCCTGGAGATCATACATCAATCTTAAAATGGTTAATTGAACAACGAAATAATAATGGTGGTTTCAAGTCCTCTTCTGATACTGTAGTAGGCTTGGAAgctttagtaaaattttcacaaatatataGAAATGTAGAAAACGTTAATTTGAATATAAGCTACAGTGCCAAAGATTTGCAAGGCATTGAAGTGGCAAATCATAAATTCcatataaattccaataatattttagatttgCAAAAACATGAG TTACCTAGAACTACACGTCAAGTTACTTTCGAAATAACAGGCAATGGAGCCTCCTTAGTACAACTCGCTCATCAGTTTAATATAGCAAATGTGCAAGAATCTATATACTTTGATATCCAACCgaaatttatattcaataatACTGCGGAAATAACTTTGCAAATTTGTTTCAACTACAAAAAGGACTCAGAATCACTTGACAATATCTCAAATATGGTAATAATGGAAACAAATTTACCCTCCGGTTTTAGATTTGAAGAGGAAATCAGAATGtctttaatgaaaaacaaacttataaaaaaagtgGAGCTTAAAAATTCcgaaacaacaataattttatatttagataAGTTGGAAGCGAATAGAAGTCATTGTTTAGAGTTACCAGCAGATAAAACAAATGAGGTTTTAATGTTAAAACCGGCTGCCATTAAAATGTACGATTATTACAATTTGAGTCgttcaaatacaaaattttatggcatataa